In Halichondria panicea chromosome 9, odHalPani1.1, whole genome shotgun sequence, a genomic segment contains:
- the LOC135341671 gene encoding selenocysteine insertion sequence-binding protein 2-like, producing MMDIEMDTDVSEGWSVVSHRDKQKGCNNVSTEEEMDSHKNDKSDQCLIGSFVYQTQPSSSVVSRTRPLACETTSSDRDLIGTPFFISQHSDAEVGVASGHAQKEGRGVLRLTPQLKMETQKEGRGVLRLTPQQKIEMENHRVPDFSLDSPSDWPGFPETITRTVSDQRSDGKSWSKVLKAPAPAKKPTVVETVQSGDSGSEEEAPTKKKKKKKKAQEGLITDKRPLMLELGALFDGLQVKSSGRKKVVFSTGSGLAVSKPTPTLHSQPAPADDAKVVPRGGNMLDSTAPQLRRGKEREQPKKRKPTPLRKIINKEKEKRKTNPTIEATNEESKDDSVDTAKDESEVHDTEATKKDTEEVDTEEVVPPPRKPGHNRRFRDYCTHVLTEEINECAAMLLSELLRFQDRQFLKDPIKAKMKKRYVCGMREVLKHVKSRRVKCLIVAPNMERIHSEGGIDDVIAQILSLAEEQSLPTIFALSRRRLAVTLKKSHKVGCVGVFRYEGAESHYKRLLELVENAREQYKIKEADLLTASHPPLPEASPGRELDSTTDALKGSPWGVFYNNTAQQTVPISSNTVPVTSSLPDFPTAYPHHSDHVTSSEGHETTPFNVLAKEFVPLFNVHAPEFCPEM from the exons ATGATGGATATCGAGATGGATACAGATGTCAGCGAAGGCTGGAGTGTTGTCTCTCACAGAGACAAGCAGAAGGGCTGCAACAATGTGAGCACTGAGGAGGAGATGGACTCTCATAAGAATGATAAGAGTGATCAGTGTCTGATTGGATCGTTTGTGTACCAAACTCAACCATCCTCAAGTGTAGTCTCGCGGACCAGACCgctggcttgcgagactacTTCAAGTGACAGGGACCTTATCGGAACCCCCTTCTTTATCAGTCAGCACA GTGACGCTGAAGTTGGTGTTGCTAGTGGTCATGCTCAGAAGGAAGGGAGAGGGGTCCTCAGGTTGACACCTCAACTAAAGATGGAGACTCAGAAGGAAGGGAGAGGAGTTCTCAGGTTGACACCTCAACAAAAGATAGAAATGGAAAACC ACAGAGTGCCTGATTTCTCACTGGACTCCCCTAGCGACTGGCCAGGTTTCCCGGAAACCATCACACGAACTGTTAGTGACCAACGAAGTGATGGAAAGTCTTGGAGTAAAGTGTTGAAGGCACCTGCCCCCGCGAAG AAACCCACCGTTGTTGAGACGGTTCAGAGTGGCGACAGTGGGAGTGAGGAGGAGGCtccaacaaagaagaagaagaagaaaaagaaggCACAGGAGGGACTCATCACTGACAAACGGCCATTGATGCTGGAGTTGGGAGCACTGTTTGATGGACTACAG GTGAAGTCATCTGGCCGTAAAAAGGTGGTGTTCTCAACAGGGAGTGGGCTAGCAGTCAGCAAACCGACGCCCACTTTACACTCTCAACCTGCACCAGCTGACGACGCTAAG GTGGTTCCTCGAGGGGGCAATATGTTGGACTCTACTGCCCCCCAGTTAAGACGGGGCAAGGAGAGGGAACAACCAAAGAAACGAAAGCCTACCCCCCTTAGGAAAATTATCAACAAAGAAAAGGAGAAACGAAAAACAAACCCTACGATAGAGGCAACAAATGAGGAGAGCAAAGATGACAGTGTGGACACAGCAAAGGACGAAAGTGAGGTCCATGATacggaggcaacaaagaaggaCACAGAAGAAGTGGACACAGAGGAAGTGGTACCACCCCCACGGAAACCAGGACATAACAGACGATTTAGAGA CTACTGCACACATGTGCTGACGGAGGAGATCAATGAGTGTGCTGCCATGCTGCTCTCTGAGTTGCTACGGTTTCAAGATCGGCAGTTCCTCAAGGACCCCATTAAGGCCAAGATGAAGAAAAG gtatgtgtgtgggatgCGTGAAGTGTTGAAACACGTCAAGTCTCGGAGGGTCAAGTGTTTGATAGTGGCTCCTAATATGGAGAGGATTCATTCAGAAG gtGGTATTGACGATGTGATTGCTCAGATCTTGAGTCTAGCGGAGGAGCAGTCTCTACCTACTATATTTGCATTGTCACGACGACGACTGGCTGTCACTCTCAAGAAAAGCCATAAAGTTGGATGCGTGGGCGTGTTCAGATACGAGGGGGCTGAG agTCACTACAAACGGTTATTGGAACTCGTCGAAAATGCTCGAGAACAATACAAGATCAAAGAGGCTGATCTCCTAACAGCGAGCCACCCTCCCCTCCCTGAAGCCAGTCCTGGCAGAGAGCTTGACTCGACTACTGATGCCCTCAAGGGAAGTCCGTGGGGTGTATTCTACAACAACACAGCCCAACAAACTGTCCCTATATCTTCAAACACTGTTCCAGTCACTAGCTCATTACCTGACTTTCCTACTGCATACCCTCACCACTCTGATCATGTGACTAGTAGTGAAGGTCATGAGACTACCCCTTTCAATGTCCTCGCTAAAGAATTTGTACCATTATTTAATGTTCATGCTCCTGAATTCTGTCCTGAAATgtga